Proteins from a genomic interval of Dendropsophus ebraccatus isolate aDenEbr1 chromosome 6, aDenEbr1.pat, whole genome shotgun sequence:
- the LOC138794487 gene encoding b(0,+)-type amino acid transporter 1-like isoform X1 has protein sequence MCDLLALLDSYSIYHDIELPMFFVLVNLIINPGDNIKCCAGNEHSSSLFHKCLQEDLIYKIGIKDTSSMSADEKMDNEDNDAGKIHLKRELGLTSAVSMIAGTMIGSGIFMSPQWVLYYMGSPGASLCIWAACGLLAMLGSLCYAELGTVIKESGGEYIYILRNVGSLPAFLLAYTSVTVVRPASIAAVSISFAEYVVTAFFPDCPSPEVVIKFTAAACVLVLGIINCLNVRLSMSVMNLFTAAKLIVLVVIIVGGIVLLAQGNTQVLQNGFENTAVGFGPVGVAFYQGLWSYDGWNNLNYITEELKNPEVNLPRALMIAIPLVTCIYLLANVSYFAAMTPQELLTSDAVAISWGFKVLGTWTWIITLGVALSTFGAANGSLFSGGRVCYVAAREGHLPDALSMIHVKRLTPSPALLFTCIIAVIMIIPGDFSSIVNYLSFTIWVFYGLTIFGLICMKIKKPDIPRPYKVPIIIPVIVLIASVYLVLAPVIDTPRMEYLYVALFFLSGVIVYIPVIHYKWSPGWFHSITLHLQLLLQVAPADKND, from the exons ATGTGTGATTTATTGGCTCTTTTAGATAGTTACAGTATCTACCATGATATAGAGCTTCCTATGTTCTTTGTACTTGTCAACTTAATAATTAACCCTGGTGATAATATCAAATGTTGTGCAGGGAACGAGCACAGTTCTTCTCTTTTTCATAAGTGTCTACAAGAAGACTTAATCTACAAGATTGGGATAAAGGATACTTCTTCAATGTCGGCTGATGAGAAAATGGACAATGAGGACAATGATGCTGGAAAGATCCATCTGAAACGGGAGCTCGGCCTCACCAGTGCTGTGTCTATGATAGCTGGCACCATGATTGGTTCTGGGATCTTCATGTCTCCTCAATGGGTCCTGTATTACATGGGAAGCCCTGGGGCTAGTCTTTGTATATGGGCGGCTTGTGGCCTCCTGGCTATGCTAGGTTCTCTATGTTATGCTGAACTTGGGACTGTCATTAAGGAATCTGGAGgagaatacatatatattttaagaAATGTTGGCTCCTTACCGGCCTTCCTCTTGGCATACACCTCGGTCACTGTGGTGAGGCCAGCTAGCATAGCTGCCGTCTCCATAAGTTTTGCAGAATATGTTGTGACTGCTTTCTTCCCAGACTGTCCATCTCCAGAAGTCGTCATTAAGTTCACAGCGGCCGCCTGCGTCCTTGTTCTGGGAATTATCAATTGCCTCAATGTCAGACTTTCCATGTCCGTCATGAACTTGTTCACGGCAGCTAAGCTGATAGTCCTGGTGGTAATAATAGTAGGTGGCATAGTCCTTCTAGCCCAGGGGAACACCCAGGTTTTACAGAACGGCTTTGAAAACACCGCGGTTGGCTTTGGTCCTGTTGGGGTGGCGTTTTATCAAGGTCTCTGGTCCTACGATGGATGGAATAATCTAAACTATATTacagaggaactgaagaatcCTGAG GTGAACCTTCCTCGTGCACTGATGATCGCAATCCCACTTGTCACATGTATTTATCTTCTGGCTAACGTCAGCTATTTTGCAGCGATGACGCCGCAGGAGTTACTTACATCAGATGCTGTCGCCATCAGTTGGGG ATTTAAGGTGCTGGGGACGTGGACGTGGATTATCACTTTGGGTGTTGCACTTTCTACTTTTGGCGCTGCGAACGGGAGTCTCTTCAGTGGAGGACGAGTGTGCTATGTGGCCGCAAGAGAAGGACACCTG CCAGACGCCCTGTCCATGATCCATGTGAAGCGCTTAACCCCGTCTCCTGCCCTCCTCTTTACTTGTATCATCGCCGTAATAATGATAATTCCTGGAGATTTCAGTAGTATCGTTAACTATCTCAG CTTCACAATCTGGGTGTTTTATGGTCTTACAATCTTTGGCCTCATATGTATGAAGATAAAGAAGCCGGATATCCCCAGGCCGTACAAG GTTCCAATCATCATCCCTGTGATAGTTCTCATTGCCTCCGTATACCTGGTGTTGGCCCCGGTTATTGACACCCCCCGGATGGAGTACCTCTATGTTGCTCTCTTCTTCCTCAGTGGAGTCATAGTCTATATTCCGGTCATCCACTATAAATGGTCTCCGGGCTGGTTCCATTCTATCACGCTCCATCTTCAGCTCCTGCTTCAAGTTGCCCCGGCTGATAAAAATGACTGA
- the LOC138794487 gene encoding b(0,+)-type amino acid transporter 1-like isoform X2: protein MRLQAPGIIRENNGAIQSGNEHSSSLFHKCLQEDLIYKIGIKDTSSMSADEKMDNEDNDAGKIHLKRELGLTSAVSMIAGTMIGSGIFMSPQWVLYYMGSPGASLCIWAACGLLAMLGSLCYAELGTVIKESGGEYIYILRNVGSLPAFLLAYTSVTVVRPASIAAVSISFAEYVVTAFFPDCPSPEVVIKFTAAACVLVLGIINCLNVRLSMSVMNLFTAAKLIVLVVIIVGGIVLLAQGNTQVLQNGFENTAVGFGPVGVAFYQGLWSYDGWNNLNYITEELKNPEVNLPRALMIAIPLVTCIYLLANVSYFAAMTPQELLTSDAVAISWGFKVLGTWTWIITLGVALSTFGAANGSLFSGGRVCYVAAREGHLPDALSMIHVKRLTPSPALLFTCIIAVIMIIPGDFSSIVNYLSFTIWVFYGLTIFGLICMKIKKPDIPRPYKVPIIIPVIVLIASVYLVLAPVIDTPRMEYLYVALFFLSGVIVYIPVIHYKWSPGWFHSITLHLQLLLQVAPADKND, encoded by the exons ATGAGGCTGCAAGCTCCTGGAATCATAAGAGAGAATAACGGTGCCATCCAATCAG GGAACGAGCACAGTTCTTCTCTTTTTCATAAGTGTCTACAAGAAGACTTAATCTACAAGATTGGGATAAAGGATACTTCTTCAATGTCGGCTGATGAGAAAATGGACAATGAGGACAATGATGCTGGAAAGATCCATCTGAAACGGGAGCTCGGCCTCACCAGTGCTGTGTCTATGATAGCTGGCACCATGATTGGTTCTGGGATCTTCATGTCTCCTCAATGGGTCCTGTATTACATGGGAAGCCCTGGGGCTAGTCTTTGTATATGGGCGGCTTGTGGCCTCCTGGCTATGCTAGGTTCTCTATGTTATGCTGAACTTGGGACTGTCATTAAGGAATCTGGAGgagaatacatatatattttaagaAATGTTGGCTCCTTACCGGCCTTCCTCTTGGCATACACCTCGGTCACTGTGGTGAGGCCAGCTAGCATAGCTGCCGTCTCCATAAGTTTTGCAGAATATGTTGTGACTGCTTTCTTCCCAGACTGTCCATCTCCAGAAGTCGTCATTAAGTTCACAGCGGCCGCCTGCGTCCTTGTTCTGGGAATTATCAATTGCCTCAATGTCAGACTTTCCATGTCCGTCATGAACTTGTTCACGGCAGCTAAGCTGATAGTCCTGGTGGTAATAATAGTAGGTGGCATAGTCCTTCTAGCCCAGGGGAACACCCAGGTTTTACAGAACGGCTTTGAAAACACCGCGGTTGGCTTTGGTCCTGTTGGGGTGGCGTTTTATCAAGGTCTCTGGTCCTACGATGGATGGAATAATCTAAACTATATTacagaggaactgaagaatcCTGAG GTGAACCTTCCTCGTGCACTGATGATCGCAATCCCACTTGTCACATGTATTTATCTTCTGGCTAACGTCAGCTATTTTGCAGCGATGACGCCGCAGGAGTTACTTACATCAGATGCTGTCGCCATCAGTTGGGG ATTTAAGGTGCTGGGGACGTGGACGTGGATTATCACTTTGGGTGTTGCACTTTCTACTTTTGGCGCTGCGAACGGGAGTCTCTTCAGTGGAGGACGAGTGTGCTATGTGGCCGCAAGAGAAGGACACCTG CCAGACGCCCTGTCCATGATCCATGTGAAGCGCTTAACCCCGTCTCCTGCCCTCCTCTTTACTTGTATCATCGCCGTAATAATGATAATTCCTGGAGATTTCAGTAGTATCGTTAACTATCTCAG CTTCACAATCTGGGTGTTTTATGGTCTTACAATCTTTGGCCTCATATGTATGAAGATAAAGAAGCCGGATATCCCCAGGCCGTACAAG GTTCCAATCATCATCCCTGTGATAGTTCTCATTGCCTCCGTATACCTGGTGTTGGCCCCGGTTATTGACACCCCCCGGATGGAGTACCTCTATGTTGCTCTCTTCTTCCTCAGTGGAGTCATAGTCTATATTCCGGTCATCCACTATAAATGGTCTCCGGGCTGGTTCCATTCTATCACGCTCCATCTTCAGCTCCTGCTTCAAGTTGCCCCGGCTGATAAAAATGACTGA